The DNA sequence GGGCATGTTTCAGAATAACCATTCTTGGGCTCAGCCCTTTCGCCCGAGCGGTTTTCATGTACTCCTGCCCGAGAACCTCGAGCATGCTGGAGCGCATCATGCGAGCGGTCCGGGCCATGCTGAACATGCCCAGGGTGACCGCGGGAAGGATCAGGTGTTGAAGAGTTCCCCGGCCGGAAGAAGGAAACCACTGGAAGGTCACCGAAAAGACGAGGATCAGCATTATCCCGAGCCAGAAGACGGGGGTGGACTGCCCGAGGAGGGCGCCGGTCATCCCAATATGATCCAGGATGGAGTTTCGCCGGATGGCGGATATAATTCCTACGGGAACGGCGATGATCATCGCGATGATCATCGCCGTTATGGTCAACTGGATGGTGGCCGGCATGCGTTCCAGTACCAGGTCCAAAGCCGGCTGGCTGTGGCGAAAGGAGAGGCCAAAATCTAAACGGAGTGTGCCTTTAAAAAATC is a window from the Deltaproteobacteria bacterium genome containing:
- a CDS encoding ABC transporter permease — encoded protein: MKSYILKRLFHSIFVLIGISVVVFIILHLTGDPAALLMPMDATPEQVAQFRKEMGFTDPLLVQYWRFFKGTLRLDFGLSFRHSQPALDLVLERMPATIQLTITAMIIAMIIAVPVGIISAIRRNSILDHIGMTGALLGQSTPVFWLGIMLILVFSVTFQWFPSSGRGTLQHLILPAVTLGMFSMARTARMMRSSMLEVLGQEYMKTARAKGLSPRMVILKHALKNALIPVVTIVGMELGTLLGGAVITETIFAWPGVGRLAVQAIYNRDYPVVQAAVFLLASIFVLVNLVVDILYTYLDPRVKLG